The sequence AAAACTTCCTGGTTTGCCATTAGGCTATAGTTTATAAGAAAATTCAAATATCAGCGTTACATTATACAGTGTTATGTAGCATTGTTACTTGCATTTTCTCAAGTATTTGTATATATGTAAGAAAGAAAGTGAGTAAAAAGTGAGCATAACTAATTTACAAGTATATTCTAATTATTAAATTTGAGAAATAAAGCCAAGTAAGTGCTGTGCTGACTTTGCTGTGCCATGCTAATGCTATGGTGTACTGCTCTGCTGATGCTATGCTAATTATGACAGTGGCTCCCCGCTTTGTCCCTTGTGTCCTGCAGGAGCCATCATGGAGAAGCACGCCAAAGATCTCTTGGATCTGAAAATGTGCAACTTCCTCCCACAGCACAACAAGAGCCTGGGCAACGACTTCCGATGCTTTGTTAACTATCCCTCGCTCCTCCTGTCCTGCTGAGCCCTTCAACCAGACTGTGAGGTCGTCTGGAGGACTAAGGACCAAGAAAGGTGGACTAAGTGCACACTCATGTATGGTGATGGTCCGGGTCAGGGGGATTATGTACATACAGATATTAATCCGACCATGCAGCCCAATTCAACCTTGTACTGTTGGCTACTAAACACCTCTCCCAGAGCAGAGGAGGAATAAGTCCTTCAGGGCACTTCAATGGTGGTTGACAAGGAGTATGGAGAGCATTTTTAATTTGCTATCTTGAAAAAAATGTCCTAGTAAATGTTGGGATTTTAACAAAGGAACTTTAAAATAACACACAGGCTGAGAAACCGCTTGTGTTCAAAACAGGGGTTTGTATTTTGGCTCGATTAAGCAACAAGCAAATAAATGGCTGTAGAGCAAGTGAGGCTGTATATGCACTGCTGTGACATGTTTGGAGACCAAGTTGTCTTCATCAGGCCGCATTGTACAAAGAAACTTTCCAACCTAAGCATTTCTTTACCCATCAGGCTACCAATGCTACATCTTCCCATTGGTTGGCGATATCTGTCTTAGGTGACATGGGATGGCAGCACCCAATATATCTTGTATGGTGATGCTGGAGCTTTGCCTTGTTTCTCAATGTTTGAAATGCCCTGTTGTGTTGAACAGTGTCTTGCCGACTGTGAAAAGTTTACAAAGTCCTCTGGGAAGATCTTCTGCAAGATCCTTGGTATAATATGGATACCATAAATCAACAACAGCTACTACTAGTTATATTTTAAATCATATTGTAGTAATTATGTACTGCAAATAAATCCAGAAATAAGCCACCGGCAGTTTTTCATTAAAGACGCACGTCTCATTGGAGTGATGGCCACAAATGTTGTTTTgacggtgtgaatgtgtggaagCTTGTTTGTTGGTTTCAAAATGTTTCAAATTAATTGGAAAAAGGAAACTTTTCCCGCTCATTGAAAAGTGAAATTTTCAGTAGGTGGCAGCATCGATCAAGTTTCTTCCCAAATCTTTCACCTTCCGTTCGACTTAAAAGAAATGGGCATGTCTGTTGGAAAACAGCCTCACTGTAGGTCTACGGGACAGCGTGGTCTTGAATTGTGCGATTAACTTGTCTGTCGGTTCACTGTTGTTCAGGCATCAGTCAATCCAAAGTATACTTTCCCATCTCTGTATGTGGAGGAGGTCGTGAACTGTTTTTGTCCACAAAGCAGGGTTATCCAGGTAGAAATTAGTCTGGGTACCAGGATAATATGAGTAGTGTTACTCCAAATAATGAGAGACATGATCAGTTCTCTAGCTTTCGGTATTGACCAAAAACCATCATCGGGAGCACAATACATCAATATTAAGTCAACCTAATGTAAACACCTGGTGTGCCAACAGATTTATCAGTGACATAATGGCTCACCTGATCTCACTGATTAACCTGGTGTCTATAAGCAGTTGTTTTCTGTATTTCTGTATTTTTCTCCTGTCGCATTTTGATTCAAAACCCACAGTTGGAGAACTGATCATGTGTCTCTCTAGTTATCTGGAGTAAACACTTATATTTCCTACAAATCTGAGACTCCTGGTAGCAGGATAAAATCATACAATTCGCTGGAGGAGACAGTTTGTTAAATTCAGGCCTAGATTAGTGCATCAACATCCTTGGGTTTTATACATTTTTGCCTGCAGAACTCAGCTCCTTGGTCTTCAGCTGCACCCTTTCTGTGCTCTGGTTACTCCTTTGTCCGTCCCTGTCTTTCTCCAACAGCGGCACACAGGTGCATCCGACCGGGATGGAGACATAGGTCTCGGTGTAAGAATGGCGACCCCCGACACAGGATCCTGTGCGCTTCAGGATGACGGAGGGGGTGTAGATCGGGGTACTGCGGTACTGGTCACTCTCCTCGCCATGTGGGCCCATCAGACAGCCCTTACAGAGGCAGTAGGCTTCGGGGATGTAACGGGGATATCTGGCCGGGTCATGGGTGATCCTAATAATGCATGACACATTCCAGTTACAGCAATACTGTGAGACACATTTTCTGTTTTAACATCATTAAATTGTTCCCCTTCTTCAGTGATTGTCactcatgtgccatggagagccgccATGCGTATGCAGATGTTCCTGAACAGTGAACCAGCTGATTTCAGTGATCGTTCCACTTCTCTGTGGCTGAAGGTGTGTTaaacagtgaaatcagctggtgtagtgtcgggTTATTAAGAAAAGCTGCATACACATATATCTCATGTTTCTCCATGAAACATGACATTTTGTCTTAACTTAAGCGCAGGTATGAGAGGTATTGAACcatatgtcaagtcaagtttacccaaattcacaaggtagtcccaaagggctttacaatcagtacaatatacaacagtatACGACATATGAcacctctatccttggaccctaggatacacacaaacacttcaTGTGCCCTGAAGTGcttgtgtgtatgcaggtttgcaTTCCAGCCCGAAACCATAACACCTGATATCACACCTTCAGCCAGATGGTGTTGGTCTGGGGGTTATTGCGACATGTTTCTGTAACGAGAAATGACGGCGACTCGGCTACAGGTGTATTGGTGGCAATGGAGAAAGTTCTCCCCCACGTTTCTCACCTGTATGCCCACGGGGAGAGGCTGAGAGAGTTGACGGGGATGCGAGACTTCGCGTCGGGGGGAGGACGCGCCGCTGCGGACGGACACGTCAGGTTCCGTCTCTCCAGCGGCGCCAGCTGCAGAGTGTGGTGGAAGGCGTTCAGGACTCCCACCGACAGCCGGCCGAACATCTGCTCCAGGATCTCCTCCGGCAAATCCAGACATGGCCGGCTCCGCGGCGCCTTCTTCTTGACTCTGGCCGCGTCGCTCAGGAGCATCAGATGCAGGAAGAGCACGCAAATGCGACCCGTCATGTCTCGGCCACTTGAGGAAACGGCGAAACGTCGTCGGTAATGATGTTTGCCCAGCGATCTGGTTGTACGACCGCGCTTCACGGTTCACACCTGTTGCTACGCAGGGAGAAAAAAAGCGTCTCCGGCTTGTCTCTGGAAACTGCGTAAAATCCAACTGGCGCGCTGCTACGTGTTGCGCACCACTTTGTCATCCACGTTGGAATCAGGCGCAGAGATGGACACGGTCCtgtccacatacacacaaaaaaacaaaaccttccCTCAACTATGAAGAGAATAAATACCACCACACAACCTTACGCGGGCCTTCTGAGAAACAAGACTGTCTGACAGGAACGGAAAAGTTTTCTCTGGAAAATCCACAGACTTGGCTCCGTTGGTGGATTGTTGGCCTGAGCTAAACCTGCTCTttatttattaggggtccaagccgaGGGGGCTGGGGGCCACGCATTGCGAAGCACCACCATTAGCGAAGCGCTACCATTAGTGCTGGGAACCCTACTGTAATTACTcagatttttgttttatttttttatttttttttactatttttccATCGGTAAATGTGGTACTGCAGCATACACTGTAAATGTTATGTAAGAGAAATTTCCAGGAGAGGTGTAGAATGGCGCACACGTCGACACCAGAATGAAACATGTCTGCCAGCAGGTGGCGCTCTAATAGAGGTAAGCGCGTTTTGGCCGGTAACTCCCACGTTGTACATCGCACATTCAAAAACCTGCACGTGTACCCCGAATCGAGCTGATCTCGAGATACAGGCCACGcccatttatatttatttaaatatagatGGGTGCGTTATTGCGTTTCGCGAAATATGCGAAACGTACTTTTTCTAGCTCCTCCTAGGCTGTTTGTCCGATCTGCACGAAACTTTACGCCTAGAATAGAGACCTTCATGAtcgaaagttattaaaagaattttgataattcaAAAAACGCGAAAGttgtaaaggaacaacttcctctaggctgcagtcaaaacaggaagtgttgcatatctcGGATcagccttttttatttatttcttagcAACGATCAGTTTATTAACACGAAATTCGGAACATCAGTTTCCCCATGTCCCTCTGAAGCGCTGTGCAATGATGCCAAATCGGCCACTAAGTGACGCTTTTTTACAAAATTGTGAAATATGCAAAACTTACTTTTGTGATGAACGTCGCAGGCCAAAGTTATCGTGTAGGAAATCCAAAGAAATACACTCATGGTAGCTGTAGTATGTAGGCATTATTTGCACATTTACAATTTTAGGATCAATGTCTTATGTAAATATGATCAATTACTGTCCcattttctgttgttgttgtggttacaaTTTGACTGTAACCTTGTTGCATGAAATTTTCTATTGATTTCGAAACACGTGCGTTGTCGTTAAATCACCCTTTATTATTTTGCCTCCCGAACGTTGATTAAAATAGTAAACACAGTAGTCAGCTTTTTTGAATAGACCAATTTTGTATGATGGCGGTCTACACAACACTATGAAATTGTGATTCATAGGCTGAACATTAAACATTATGGGGCCTCCAAGTCATGGCACATCTAAAATGTTATAAATGATGTGGATTTTGTGATAGAAGCCAACACCATCATGTCGTTCTTTCTGTACACTAGATAAAATTGCCATGTTGCTGTATGATTGCGACCAGACTTTATAATGAAATGCCCCATCCTGGCATTGCAGCATTATGTGATGCATTGTGCCGCAACCATGTGTCTATAATACAAATGATGTCAGCGTCCAATGTCCTGTGATCATGTTTTCGGTCTGCTGTGTACATCTAGTCTGTGAACATTATGTAAAGACCTTCAGAGAACATTTTGATAATGTTAATGGAGCCTCAATATATTTTTCAAtttttttgtacatataggtcaATAATTTTTGAATACATGGCAGGGGCTTTAAAATCTTGAATAAGGTTTTCTATAGATGTCACTGGACTTCAGGCTACATATGCTTGGCCAGCCTTGTGCAAGTCCAGGTTAGAACTACTTATTTAACAAACATTTTTTCCATCAAAAAATTACAGCTCAAATTACTTTTATAATTTATATAATGTTAACTTGCCTAGCTAcattaaatattttattttaggtGTCTACACATTTCCAATACTTTATATgccatctaataataataataatcattacatttatatagcgtgtTTCTGGACACTCATTTATATTTTTGATAGACAGAACAATTACAGAAAAGGTTATAATGATGGCTTCACCTTCAAACACCTGACAATTTGCAGAATCTATTGGCCTTATTGCTGAAACTACATATCCTGTGTGACACTTTGCTGTATTTCACCCTATCCTTGTACCAATACAAACGATATGACACTCATACTACAGCTGCTTAACCTCGGTCAACACCTCTAATCCCCCTCTTTAAGCCCCTCTGTGCTGCTAGCAGCTTGCATCAGGCCTGTGGGCCTGCAGGCCCGACTTGCGTGGACTCTGGGCTGACAGGTGTGACTCGCATATGGCACTTGAACCCTGTTAATACCTGCCAGCAAGtctagtttgtttttgttttttttcttatatcaTCTAATCAGAACAAGATGTCAAATGCAGACGGACCCGCAAAAGCTGGTCAGATGTGACATTTGGCTCAGTCAAGTTACATACAAACAACTGTGGTATAATGTTGGCGCTTTGCTCATAGAATACATGATTTGTGCCATAGGAGTCAGTTTTGTGCTCTGGCTCGTTCCACCCCAAAAGATCaggcaaggatttttttttttcattttccacctttatttgatagtgatagtcatgagagagacaggaaaggcaggggagagagaagggatgacatgcagcaaagggcccgggccggattcgagccCAGgcagctgtggtaaggactcagctttatgtggtacgcgctctaccaggtgagccaccggggcaccccttATTTTTTTAATAATAGAACACTTTACCTTTACATAACAACAAAGAGTGTACAGCTCTGTGTTAAgtactaaataaaaaaaaaaggtataaaATTACTTCTGCACATTTTTGGTGTTTCTGGAGGTGACCTCTCTCAAATATTAGAGTTATAGTTTTTTACTTAATGTTAAATATTATCTGatgtatgaaaaaaaaattccccctgtTAAAGTCGTATGTGTGTGCGAGAGGCAATCAGATTTTTGATTTTTAACTCAGATTTGATAAGCCAATTtaaagagaaagatggagaaaaaAGTTAAAAGGTATTCTGTTCTGATTTAGAGGCTGATAGTCAAGCAGAACTTGGGTACCATGGTAAACTGGCTCCCACTCATAGCCTCAATGAAAATGACAGTTTGATACAATACAGTTAAAAAGTTGTGGCAGAAGATGTTCTTTCTGAGTAGATTTGAAAGTATATCATTTTCGAATAGTTTTTCTTCTACATCTTATTTTTAATGTATATTTTTTAATGTGCTGATTCAACTCATTTCCATTGGGGCTACTACAAGTGTGCAGCAAGTTGTTGCTGTTCAAAAGTGAAAAGACTAGACACTATTAGATCTGGGTTACTCACAGTTAAAAATCAGATATGTGCAACCCCAGCTTCAATTTTATAGTGAGGAGTCAAGAACCTTAGCGGGAAGACAATGAAAGGAGCTACTCTGGCAAGAGGTCATCTCCCAGCTCCTCATCAGCGAAGTCATCTTCTTCCACACGCTTTTTGGCTGCAGTCTTTGGCCTCTCCATCTGAGGCCCCAGTGGGTCAACATAGGACGCATctatacacatgcacgcacacgcatgcacacacacacacacacaaggaaaacaTGGCCACCACCTATTTAATATTTGATCTAAGTGCAATCATGATGTTGGCCTTACTCCCACACTTTCAAAAACACAACCTTGGCATAACTCAGACTCTGCAGTTAAATCAAGTCAGTGGAGGATATGGTAATTACATtacaagttgggggggggggggtagctgttTCCTTACCCAGTTCCCTCTGGCTGCTGGCCTCATAGGGCTCATTAGAACCGGGAAGAGCCCTCAGCTTGGCACTCAGCCGGTCTGCCTTATTGTTGGTACCCTGGCTGCTGTGGCTGCTgtctgtgcacatacacacacaaaggcaaGGCCCATGATTAGATTCCTTAATGGGACAACAGTGTGACCTTCTAAGTTTCAAAAGTCTGTAAATGAGTTAATAATATCAATTATACTCAAGGTGGCTCAGTTTCTCTGAAGAAGCTCTGTTTTTAGAGCATCTTTGTCCTCTGCTAGCTCTTTGTGTGTCCATCGCTCTCAAAAGAAATATCTATCTTTACAAACCTCTGTGCACAACTGCTTGAACATGCAAAAATGTGTAAGAatatttgtgtgtgaatgtgttgcgCGTGTCTTTTTGAGTATGaaggtgcagctagaggacctGGCTGTTGGCTGCCATCCCAGATGGAAAATGTCACAGGTAAGATTCCCTTAAAGGATAACCGCAATTTTTTACAATCCAGGTCTTCATTTAATAGTTTTTACCATCATGCATATCGGTTATGTCATCATTTTACTCAACGGCTTCATTGTAGAGATCTTAGATATAGGACCACTGTTACACACTGCTTTACATCACCTTATGTGACAACTGAACACAAACGTCAGACATGTTTAAGCAAGTCCAATTCAACCCGATTAGAAATGAAAATAgaacgtccgcggtggcgtagcggtctaagcatcggcttggtgtcgatgcagttgcccactggggactggggttcgcgccccggtctcgtcagatccgactatggccggactcgatgaagcagcaagcattggcaacgctgtcttcgggaggggggcggagtcggcttgtgttcgtcatgtgaatgcgtctctgtgtgtgtcggaaaaacagtggttcggcttggattcgccttgtcacaaaagtggggaggcgctttccttcgagactgccggccagagagatgcagttggcgaacgcatgcaatacgagggtgggtgtttgaattaaaatagggatcaattggccactaaattgggagaaaaaagggaaaaatcagaaataaaaaaaaaaaaaagaaatgaaaatagaGGTGCAAATCAAAAGTTATTACTCCAAATATACAGTATTATCAAGAGTTGTTTGCACTGCTGAgcgacttcctggttcaacttgcaggaatgatcaTCTTACTTACAATGGGTAACCGCTGATAAACTACCAGGGCAATGCAAATGAGAAGTCAAAGATCATGGGAAATCATGTGCACGGTCTAATTAGGACATTACTTTTTGCTGTTGAAAGAACAGGTTTAAGGCTTGTGTGCGgatgccattgtaaagctgtgtccaatgGTGGTACTGgggccaaaatctccaaaatgaatgtggtaagtaaaattatatcataaccaatatgcacagTGGAaaaaattatgaaaataagacccaggatggaggaaaaaaagaataTTCCTTTTACCCACTGTTTCCTTTAACAACACAGTGGATCCATTAGCTTCTCACTTGGTGCAAGTCACCCAGATGTCTCAGTTCTGGCACGTAAAACGTAATGAATGTGAGGTAAAGAGGACTGAGAGGAGAGGGTAAGGAGGAAATAGGAAAACAAAGGGAAGTACAGACAATTAAGATGAATGggaaatttttcttttttttttccttctaaatATCCTAAAGTATCTGTCCAAGTCCAAAGTACTTTATCAAAGATATTCATATTTACATTTTCCCTGTCAAGCTCTCCTGGTCTTGTTTCATTATTGACCGTTCAGTTTGCTACTTGCTCACAAAATGAGCAAAGAAAATATTGTATGaatatacactgtgtgtgtgtgtatgtgtgtgcgtgtgtgcgcgcactcCAGCCCTGACTGACAGGGCAGTCCAgagaatttgggatgtgtgtgtgtgtgtgtgtgtgtgtgtgtgtgtgtgtgtgtgtgttagactggCGGTAACAGACACCAACAACACACATCTGGCAACCGGGTAACCTTGGAAACTATTTGTAGAGAGCACAGAAACAGGAAGGACTGGGAGGCCCTCGCAAGATCCTAAACATCTCCCTCAAGGCCTTGCCTGCAACTGGCAAACAGATCTTTTTTTGGAAACACTTTTTTCCCTTTATGAAGTAAAAAGTGATCAACGTGGTAATAGAAAGAGCAGATGAAAATGAATACgaacaattgcaaaaaaaaaaaaaaaggaaggtaaGTGGAAAAACACCATGTACATCTATCATGGATATGAAAGACTCCTTTGTTCGTCTTACTGAATATGGCCCTCTCTACCGCCACCTCTGAGATGGCAGTTATGACCACTCCGGATCAAAGAGCAACGCAGGTTGGGGTGTGTGTGAAAACAAACAGTCGGCCACAGCAGGGCCCCTTGTCAGGGCACAGCTGAAGGAGTGTGGCCCTATGCACCTCTGCATTGAGACTTTACCTGTTTTCTCACATTGCTCTAAATATGCAGCCtttacagaggggggggggatcttggGTGCGTTCGAGGTTTTCCTAAATATGAGAGCGATTTCGGACTCCTCCTCGAAcccatcactctctctccctttctcttatgagagagagagggagagagagagagagagagagagagtagaagtcTCTGGCAGGCTGATCTCACAGCAGCTTGTCAAAGGACCTCACACAAATGTGAACGTGAAGCGGGTCAGCATTTGCTCTCGTATCTCTTCACTGAGATGCCCAAAGTCAAGTGTTTAGACCAGTGTGCTGACATGTGAAAAGCTATTTTTAGCAGACAGTGATCGTATTAGTCTTACTTAATGAGAACGCCACTTAGAGTTTCAGGTTATCATCAagtactgtgtgcgtgtgtgtaggtgCTTTTATAGTTGTGagggcccctcattgactacattaatttcaTAGCCTCTGGGCTTAACTGTAAGAACTAACCCTTACCCTATGCTTAACTTAATCCTTATTCTATCCTCAGCCAAATACCCAAGTACCGACCCTAAAATAGCTCTTTGAAGTAGTGCGGACAGGCCAAAATGCCTTCACAAACCAGGTTTGTCCTGCATAAGAAAGATGGACTTGTCAGGGTCAGTTCTCACAAGTATAGAAATacctgcacacacatatatacacatatatacctaCACACACTTACCTATAACAACACTCAACATTTTCATAGCTATAAGGTTGCATACCTGTAAGTGAGTCCAGTAGGGGACTGTGCTGTTTAGTCTCAGAGTGAGACACTAGACAGCGGAGGGGAAGCAGACAGAAAGTCAGAGTCCAACCAACGACAGAGGAGGGTGAGAGAAGGGaggcagatggatggacagacaaatagatggatggacagacgggcAGAGAAACAGGCAGTGAGAGAAGGACAGAAAGACGGGGAAGGGAGAAAGTGAGACTAAGGGAAAAAAGCAAGAATAGATGAGAAACGAACTGTTGTGTGATAAAGCTTCATATAGATAAGAGCAGCATAGTTAAGGTTCAGAGGAAAACTAGGAGACAGATAATGTGTGTTGATAAGTACTAGTTTTAGCATTCTTTTCTTGATCACTTTTTTTTATCTTCATCTGtctctgacattcttgtgtaagaagtggggttgttgtgaagcgtctagtgtgttggtgtagttttctgtgcctgtcacgtctcactctcaaccttcaccgctggctagcagaaatgcgaacaggagagccgagcgcgTAAGTCTcttcctgccagtacatagcctctccaacagcaagccctatgtagtgcctcctcgtggcgacacatggtgactgggtacaccttgaccctggctgaactacgagggactcggaggaggtctggcccctagacgtgtggtacgcaggcccaccggtgtgtggatattccctgatgcccacgaaccagcccccagctatgggttaaatagtgccactgcctagcggATACCTCGGGTGGGGAATAGGCTAccggagtaaacccctacagcaAATCAATGTCTATAGTGCTATAGGTTTTtgcttttcttgcccttttgtatctttttaagttggacagtactgctggtgtcgtgtgtggctgctgcttctccctctcacagcctccccttcccatccacccctgcatgtttgtgctatgtttatctgttgtcttgtttcaccccgtttattgtaaagtgacttgtgagtgttagaaaagcgctatataagagtgatttattattattattattattatctcaccTGTCTTCATATCCACTTCTGAAGTGCCACAAGGaatttagggggaaaaaaacacttaGATTTGAGCATCTAGCAACATCAGAACAGGACCAATCTTTTTTTACCCTCCAATAAATGCACACTCTCCAACATATCGATTTCACTTCAGACATTG comes from Lampris incognitus isolate fLamInc1 chromosome 11, fLamInc1.hap2, whole genome shotgun sequence and encodes:
- the il17d gene encoding interleukin-17D, which produces MTGRICVLFLHLMLLSDAARVKKKAPRSRPCLDLPEEILEQMFGRLSVGVLNAFHHTLQLAPLERRNLTCPSAAARPPPDAKSRIPVNSLSLSPWAYRITHDPARYPRYIPEAYCLCKGCLMGPHGEESDQYRSTPIYTPSVILKRTGSCVGGRHSYTETYVSIPVGCTCVPLLEKDRDGQRSNQSTERVQLKTKELSSAGKNV